Genomic window (Jeotgalibacillus haloalkalitolerans):
AGCGAAGGGAGGGACAGACCCTGTCTTCGCTCTGCACCGGTGGGATAGTGAAGGCAGGGACAGACCCTGCCTCCAGACCCTGCCTCCACAGACCCTGCCTCAAAAAAAGCGGAGAGAGGAACAGACCCTCTCTCCGCCAATTAAATTATTGAATAAACTCATACTCTTCAAGTGTGATATAATCTGTGCGCTGATATTTTGTTTTATGGAAGGTATATGCTTTATTCTCATAAAATGCAGGTCTGCTGTCTACGGGGATTTCATCTACTACGTTTAGTTCTTCATCAACTACGATGATTCGTTCAGTGCTTGTACTCATTCGTCCTGTATCATAGGCCATGAACAGGCCGTTGCCAAGACCGTGTGCATAGTAGAATTCGCCATAGTTGATTTTGTCCGTTGCGCCATCGTATAAGGGTTCTCCGGTTACATAATCGATTTGAACAAGTCCGTTATTCGTCCTTCCGTAAGCTTTTGTATTTTCAATATCCAGATAGATTACTTTATTGATCCAGAGAAGATCGTGTGGATCATGAATGACAAAAGGTTCTTTTATATCGGAATCTTCATCAAATGGGCGGGCGATGTAATCATCATGATGTCTGCTGAGTATGACCCTGCCTTGTGAAGTATCAGTAATGACTTCTTCCTCATTTAATGTGACGGTTCTTTTAAAAGTGGGCGTATCTCGTTCATCCAATTCTACTAACGCAACTTGATCCGGACTGATTCTGGTGATCATTTCTCCCTGATTCAGGTCAACTGTTCCAAATCGCAAATCTTCAACGTCTGTTAGAGGCTGTACTTCATCAATGATATAATCAATCCAATCCAGCGTTGAAGTGTGAGCAAGAGGAGTGCCTGTTAACAGATTGAGCTCGATGTATTGTACGGGATGATCCAGATGTACATGCTGGCCCTGATGATTTACAATGACAGGATTTCCTTTAGCATTCACAGCAAACATGGATACCATGTGGGAAGGATCCCAGAAGGAGGACCGCTAACGAAAGATGTTTGAAAATTTTTAAAAACATCCGATCTGTTTTCACGACAGATCGGATGTTAGCAAATGTACATATTATTTAATATAGAGTTTTTTATGCAAAATATTTACCTTCGCAGTGTTAAACATTTTTTGCAGAAGAATAATGAAAAAAGGCGTTGAAGAGGACATGTACGCTTTGAACAGGCGAATCCAAGCTCACCAAATATGCAATTGAATTATTTAAACTAATATTTAGCGTGATAAGAACTTGTAAAATGTTACAATCGTTATAAAAGCAGATGCTGGAGGAAGATACATGTCAAATTCGAATGATTTCAACCGTGAAGAAGTAAATCAGTTAATTCAATCCATTTATAAAATGCTCGCCGATTCCAAGTTTCCCGGGAAAGTGAAGGATAAAATCGCCAGGGAGCTTGAGGTGCTGAAGGGGTTTACGATTGATGCAAGGCCTGCCAGAATTGCCATTGTCGGCAGACGTGGTGCAGGGAAGTCCAGTCTCATTAATGCGATTTTCAGTGAAAGGCGTGCTGAGATTGGTGATGTAAAAGCGAGGACAGGTGCAGGCAAGTGGCATACATACACATCCGCATCAGGCGATCTTGAAATATTGGATACGCGGGGACTTGGTGAAGGGGATACACCGGAAGAAGCTGTGTCCAGGGAGACTGCCATTGAAGAAGTGAAGGCTTCCATTCAGGAGAAATGTCCGGATGCGATTTTGTTTTTGAGTAAAGCAAAAGAAGTCAGTGCGAGAATCGATGAAGACCTGCAGCAGCTGCTTGAACTCAAAACTTCCATTAAAATGCAGCACGACTTTGACGTACCGATTATCGGCGTTGTTACCCAGGTGGACGAGCTGAGCCCGAAATCATCAGACAAACCGCCCTTTGATCATCCCGTAAAACAAAAGAATATCAGGGAAGCGGCTGACGTCCTGTCTGAAAAGCTGAAGCAGGCGGTGGCAGCACCGGTAAACGTTCTGCCAGTCTCGAGTTATATGGAGTTTGATGGTGAGGAAATTGTCTATGACATCAGGTGGAATATTGATAAACTGCTTGATTACATGCTTGATAAGCTCCCAAACGAGGCACAGATGATCCTGGCAAAGCTATCAAAGATTAAATCTGTCCAGAAGAAAATTGCCAGGCGAATCGGTAAAAGTACCGCGGGCGTAACCGGCGTGATCGGCGGAAGCCCGATCCCGCTCGCAGACCTGCCAGTTATCACAGGACTTCAGATGACCATGATCTCAGCCATCGCAATGATCGGTGGCACAAAACTCAATAAAAAAGGTGTCATTGACTTCCTCGGCGCACTCGGACTTAACGTAGCAGCAGGATTCGCACTGCGCCAGGCAGCAAGACAGCTTCTAAAAGTCATCCCGGTCGCCGGCAACGTCATATCAGGTGCCATCGCAACAGCCGGAACCTATGCACTGGCAGAAGCCGCCATTGCCTACTTTATTGACGGGAAATCGCTGGATGATGTGAAAGAGACGTATGATGATGTGTTTGAGGAGGAGAAAGAGGCGAAGTAAAGAAGGTGGACGGAGAAGACTCTATCATCTGGAAGTTATTATACAAATGATACAGCCGGCTCCGTTTAGGTGTATTAAAAGAGAAAGCGAAGTCCACCCGGACCTCGCTTTCTCAATTTTCTACCATTCCACTTCAATCACCCGACCAACCAAGGAAGTATCATCCTCAAGCATCTCCTGATCAATCTCGGCAATCACTCTCACATCAACATCCTGTTCCTTAAGCAATGCGTAAAGCTCAGCATACTTCGTCTTACTAACCGTAAATGTTTTATAGTCGATCTGATAGCTATATGCCTGATCATGATTCCAGTCCGCAAATGGATCAGTTTTGTAATAGGGATCGCTTGGCAGCTGGATTTCAAAAGTATCTGCATTTTCATCACCAAGCACAAGCTCAGCTTTACTTTCCATGAAGAATGGCATATCAATATAGCTGTAAGGGTCATATAAAACATCCTTATCGGTCAGCTCAACTCCCTGCTGCTCCATATACTGCTTTCCTTCCTCAGTGATCGTTGAAAACAATGGTTCAATAACGGAGTATTCCGCTTCTCTCACATAAGCACGGGTTCTCGAATATCTGCTATTTAAATCTGAATCATACAAATTTACGGCATTCAGCTGAACAAATCCTGTCTTCGCAGCCTCATATAAGCCCTGGAACTTTTCCCTTTCAAAAAATAAAGTCCAGGCCTCAAGTCCGGCAGCAGTGCGATGAACGACATCGATTTGAAAATAATCTGCCGGATCAACCACGTCAGGCGAATAGCCCGTCTGCGGAAGCATCTGCCCCACACCTTCATAAGCAAAATAACGTCCGCTATACGCATACGGATTATATCGCACTTCCCGCTCAGTCGTAGACAGTCCCATTTCATCCATAAAAGCCTGCAGATCTTCGGAAGGCAGGTAACTTTCCTCCGGCAGCAGCTTGATAACCTCAATATCCGTGACAAAACCGGTCGGTGAAAAGTCCATCTCATCATTTGGATCCGGGATGACACCTGTTAAAAACAGCTCCGCATCACTCTTCAATAAGTCATTGTACAACTCAGCATATGTATCGCGATCCAGATAAAAAGTAGCGCTGGTTTCCTGCGTATGCGAAACAACCTCCAGTGCAAAATCCACCCCGGTACGCCCCTTACCATAACCCGAAAAATCATCCGATAACGTCGCAGTTCCACCCATATAAAAAGGCGTCCCATAATACTCCTCAATATTAAGCAGCGCCTCATCACCATATACATTTGTATCGGCAGAAGCAGCATAAGGCTCAATCGGATACAACTCAGTCTTAGGAACATTTGCCTTATCCAAACCAAAATTGATCACACGGAACTCATGCTCAGCAGTACTAATTGGCGTTTTCTCCTCTTCC
Coding sequences:
- a CDS encoding GTPase family protein; the encoded protein is MSNSNDFNREEVNQLIQSIYKMLADSKFPGKVKDKIARELEVLKGFTIDARPARIAIVGRRGAGKSSLINAIFSERRAEIGDVKARTGAGKWHTYTSASGDLEILDTRGLGEGDTPEEAVSRETAIEEVKASIQEKCPDAILFLSKAKEVSARIDEDLQQLLELKTSIKMQHDFDVPIIGVVTQVDELSPKSSDKPPFDHPVKQKNIREAADVLSEKLKQAVAAPVNVLPVSSYMEFDGEEIVYDIRWNIDKLLDYMLDKLPNEAQMILAKLSKIKSVQKKIARRIGKSTAGVTGVIGGSPIPLADLPVITGLQMTMISAIAMIGGTKLNKKGVIDFLGALGLNVAAGFALRQAARQLLKVIPVAGNVISGAIATAGTYALAEAAIAYFIDGKSLDDVKETYDDVFEEEKEAK